A portion of the Natronococcus sp. AD-5 genome contains these proteins:
- a CDS encoding ribonuclease H-like domain-containing protein: MRIENSFIPVHGVGEATERRLWENGVTHWEEFDGSVVGDTLADRIGQFIDDGWDHLERGDVSVFADALPAASRWRLYENVREEACFLDIETTGLDATRNDVTTVSLHRGGETKTFVNGRDLTARRLASELERASLLVTFNGQRFDVPFLETRYDLNVTVPHVDLMYPCKKIGLDGGLKAIERDLGIDRDMPDLSGRDAVRLWHEYERGDDAALETLVEYNRADTKNMEPLMDIVADRLHESVFEAACRDE, translated from the coding sequence GTGCGAATCGAGAACAGCTTCATTCCCGTCCACGGCGTCGGGGAAGCGACGGAACGTCGGCTCTGGGAAAACGGGGTCACCCACTGGGAGGAGTTCGACGGGAGCGTCGTCGGCGACACGCTCGCCGACCGAATCGGGCAGTTCATCGACGACGGGTGGGACCACCTCGAGCGCGGCGACGTTTCCGTCTTCGCCGACGCGCTCCCGGCCGCGAGCCGGTGGCGCCTTTACGAGAACGTCCGCGAAGAGGCGTGTTTTCTGGACATCGAAACGACCGGTCTCGACGCGACTCGTAACGACGTGACAACGGTTAGCCTGCACCGCGGCGGCGAGACCAAGACCTTTGTCAACGGCCGCGACCTGACAGCCCGACGGTTGGCGTCGGAACTCGAGCGAGCCTCGCTGCTCGTCACCTTCAACGGACAGCGGTTCGACGTGCCGTTCCTCGAGACGCGTTACGACCTGAACGTCACGGTCCCCCACGTCGATCTCATGTATCCGTGCAAGAAAATCGGTCTCGACGGCGGGCTGAAGGCGATCGAACGGGACCTCGGCATCGACCGCGACATGCCCGATCTCAGCGGTCGCGACGCCGTCCGGCTCTGGCACGAGTACGAGCGCGGCGACGACGCCGCCCTCGAGACGCTCGTCGAGTACAACCGTGCGGACACGAAAAACATGGAGCCGCTGATGGATATCGTCGCGGATCGCCTCCACGAATCGGTGTTCGAAGCGGCCTGTCGGGACGAGTAA
- a CDS encoding GNAT family N-acetyltransferase, with protein MTADTRPVIESATQDDLEAIAELWVRLARDQRDHDSFVRADANREIMRETLAAHVHAGGLLVARDEGSIVGFTSFSIERGSLALDATRGVLSNIYVEPAYRGRGVGTALLEAAEASLREQGAEVVILEVMADNKAARGFYERREYDAYRVAMKRSLGDPSENDTHSKEDS; from the coding sequence ATGACCGCGGACACACGACCCGTTATCGAGTCGGCGACGCAGGACGACCTCGAGGCGATCGCGGAGCTGTGGGTCAGACTGGCTCGCGACCAGCGCGACCACGATTCGTTCGTTCGCGCCGACGCCAACCGCGAGATAATGCGAGAGACGCTCGCGGCGCACGTACACGCCGGCGGACTCCTCGTCGCACGCGACGAGGGGTCGATCGTCGGGTTTACGTCGTTTTCCATCGAGCGAGGTTCCCTGGCGCTCGACGCGACGCGAGGGGTGCTCTCGAACATCTACGTCGAGCCCGCGTACCGCGGCCGCGGCGTCGGAACGGCGCTTCTCGAGGCCGCCGAGGCCTCGCTCCGCGAGCAGGGTGCGGAGGTCGTGATTCTCGAGGTGATGGCCGACAACAAGGCGGCGAGGGGATTCTACGAGCGTCGAGAGTACGACGCGTACCGCGTCGCGATGAAACGGTCGCTCGGTGACCCATCGGAAAACGATACACACTCAAAGGAGGACAGCTAA
- a CDS encoding nucleic acid-binding protein, with amino-acid sequence MTMEATRYEDGTISYPGHPRSENGAEPVETIDLSEHTAEVVTWTTSTATPPGVREPNHLAIVEFDVSEEVDDSKGATAGGDETSVRAVVQLASGDAETGDEVRPVYTEELREPGAGIREPDSQDWDGYRFEPV; translated from the coding sequence ATGACGATGGAAGCGACTCGATACGAGGACGGCACGATCAGCTACCCCGGACACCCGCGCAGCGAGAACGGCGCGGAGCCGGTCGAGACGATCGATCTGAGCGAGCACACCGCGGAAGTCGTGACGTGGACGACCAGCACCGCGACCCCGCCCGGCGTCCGCGAGCCGAACCACCTCGCCATCGTCGAGTTCGACGTGAGCGAGGAAGTGGACGACTCGAAGGGCGCGACGGCGGGCGGCGACGAGACGTCGGTTCGCGCCGTCGTTCAACTCGCCAGCGGCGACGCCGAGACGGGCGACGAGGTCCGACCCGTCTACACCGAAGAGCTCCGCGAGCCCGGCGCCGGCATCAGAGAGCCCGACAGCCAGGACTGGGACGGCTACCGGTTCGAGCCGGTCTAA
- a CDS encoding Rpp14/Pop5 family protein, whose product MKHLPKHLQPRWRYLAVELEGWPDASIDRHAFQRECWYAGQNLLGDPGSAAADLTVIRFEFEEGIGSAIVRVRRGETEPARAAIACIDEIDGSPVGIRVRGISGTIRAGEENYLGRRRQEFEERNVVFGNEERVAVVRDGSADVRLDDAFAGATDLDYDLA is encoded by the coding sequence ATGAAACACCTCCCGAAACACCTTCAGCCCCGGTGGCGGTACCTCGCCGTCGAACTCGAGGGCTGGCCCGATGCGTCGATCGACAGGCACGCCTTCCAGCGGGAGTGCTGGTACGCAGGCCAGAACCTGCTGGGCGATCCGGGCAGCGCGGCGGCCGACCTGACGGTCATCAGGTTCGAGTTCGAGGAGGGAATCGGCTCGGCAATCGTCAGGGTACGTCGCGGCGAAACCGAGCCGGCGCGAGCGGCGATCGCCTGTATCGACGAGATCGACGGCTCTCCGGTCGGAATTCGTGTCCGCGGTATCAGTGGTACGATCCGTGCCGGTGAAGAAAACTATTTAGGACGCCGCCGGCAAGAATTCGAAGAGAGAAACGTCGTGTTCGGGAACGAGGAGCGAGTCGCCGTCGTGCGCGACGGGTCTGCAGACGTGCGACTCGATGATGCGTTCGCGGGCGCGACAGACCTCGATTACGATTTAGCGTGA
- a CDS encoding ribosome assembly factor SBDS — protein MISLDEAVTARLESHGARFEVLVDPDAALAIKRGEFEGDLEEVIAAEDVFEDASRGDRPAENDLEKVFDTTDPLEIIPEVIAEGEIQITAEQRREMQEQKRKQLIDTITRNAVNPQMDNAPHPPERIDNALEEAGFTVDPMEPVQQQVDDALDALRPVIPIRFEEVTMAVQIPAEYAGSAQAKIRGFGELEREEWQADGSWIGVLTFPAGLQNDFYETVNEHSSGEAETELIKDKDDLNTR, from the coding sequence ATGATATCACTCGACGAGGCGGTAACTGCGCGGCTCGAGTCACACGGGGCGCGCTTCGAAGTGCTGGTCGACCCGGACGCGGCGCTCGCGATCAAGCGCGGCGAATTCGAGGGCGATCTGGAGGAGGTCATCGCCGCCGAGGACGTCTTCGAGGACGCCTCCCGCGGCGACCGTCCCGCCGAGAACGACCTCGAGAAGGTCTTCGACACGACCGATCCCCTCGAGATCATCCCCGAGGTGATAGCGGAAGGGGAGATCCAGATCACGGCCGAGCAGCGCCGCGAGATGCAAGAACAGAAGCGCAAACAGCTGATCGACACGATCACGCGCAACGCCGTCAACCCGCAGATGGACAACGCGCCCCATCCGCCCGAGCGGATCGACAACGCGCTCGAGGAGGCGGGGTTCACCGTCGATCCGATGGAACCCGTCCAACAGCAGGTCGACGACGCGCTGGACGCGCTCCGGCCGGTGATCCCGATCCGGTTCGAGGAGGTGACGATGGCCGTTCAGATCCCCGCGGAGTACGCCGGCAGCGCCCAGGCGAAGATCCGCGGCTTCGGCGAACTCGAACGGGAGGAGTGGCAGGCCGACGGCTCGTGGATCGGCGTGTTGACGTTCCCGGCTGGACTCCAGAACGACTTCTACGAAACCGTCAACGAACACTCGAGCGGCGAAGCCGAAACCGAACTGATCAAGGACAAAGACGATCTCAATACGCGATAG
- the hflX gene encoding GTPase HflX yields MNAIIAKRVDSGIADTTEIRDLAQAAGYTVVGELTQSRSADPALQIGEGKAEELAATVERTEATTVIFDNRLGPYQTYNLGRLLPEGTEVIDRFTLILEIFGQRAQTRKAQLQVELAELRYELPRAEAKTSLAKREEHPGFMGLGEYDESREQDIKAQISRIRDELEQIEQTEEHRRERRRDSGFDLVALAGYTNAGKSTLLRRLASDLDVEENEDLHPDLDATAESQDKLFTTLGTTTRRAAIEPRDVLVTDTVGFISDLPHWLVESFKSTLDSVYRADLVLLVVDVSEDVDEIHEKLVTSHDTLYERNEAPIVTVLNKIDRVSDGELAEKREALSALAPNPVAVSAKEGANIGALLERIDGELPDWEEERLVLPMTDDTMSVVSWIHDNAHVEDVTYGDEDVLVAFEARPAVISQARSRASELQTAAAESA; encoded by the coding sequence ATGAACGCGATCATCGCAAAACGCGTCGATTCCGGTATCGCAGATACGACCGAGATCCGCGACCTCGCCCAGGCGGCGGGATACACCGTCGTCGGCGAACTCACACAGTCACGATCGGCGGATCCAGCCCTCCAGATCGGCGAAGGGAAGGCCGAAGAGCTGGCCGCAACGGTCGAGCGGACGGAGGCGACGACGGTCATCTTCGACAACCGACTCGGCCCGTATCAGACGTACAACCTCGGGCGACTCCTGCCCGAGGGCACGGAGGTCATCGACCGGTTCACGCTGATCCTCGAGATCTTCGGCCAGCGCGCCCAGACCCGGAAAGCGCAGCTCCAGGTCGAACTCGCCGAACTTCGCTACGAACTGCCGCGGGCGGAAGCCAAGACGAGCCTGGCCAAGCGGGAGGAACACCCCGGGTTCATGGGGCTGGGCGAGTACGACGAGAGCCGCGAACAGGACATCAAGGCCCAGATCAGCCGCATCAGGGACGAGCTCGAGCAGATAGAGCAGACCGAGGAGCATCGCCGCGAGCGCCGGCGCGACTCCGGATTCGATCTGGTCGCGCTCGCCGGCTACACCAACGCCGGCAAGTCGACGCTGCTGCGCCGGCTCGCGTCCGATCTCGACGTCGAGGAGAACGAGGATCTCCACCCGGATCTCGACGCGACCGCCGAATCACAGGACAAGCTGTTCACGACGCTCGGGACGACGACCCGTCGCGCGGCTATCGAGCCCCGGGACGTGCTGGTGACCGACACCGTCGGCTTCATCAGCGACCTGCCCCACTGGCTGGTCGAGTCGTTCAAGTCGACGCTCGACTCGGTCTACCGGGCGGACCTGGTCCTGCTCGTCGTCGACGTCAGCGAAGACGTCGACGAGATCCACGAGAAACTGGTCACCAGCCACGATACCCTCTACGAGCGCAACGAGGCGCCGATCGTGACGGTGCTGAACAAGATCGACCGGGTGAGCGACGGGGAACTCGCCGAAAAGCGCGAGGCGCTCTCGGCGCTCGCGCCGAACCCGGTCGCCGTTAGCGCGAAGGAAGGGGCGAATATCGGCGCGTTGCTAGAGCGCATCGACGGGGAGCTGCCGGACTGGGAGGAAGAGCGACTCGTCCTCCCGATGACCGACGACACGATGAGCGTGGTTTCGTGGATCCACGATAACGCCCACGTCGAGGACGTCACCTACGGGGACGAGGACGTGCTCGTCGCCTTCGAGGCCCGGCCCGCTGTCATCTCGCAGGCGCGTTCGCGCGCGAGCGAACTACAGACGGCCGCGGCGGAGTCGGCGTAG
- a CDS encoding class I SAM-dependent methyltransferase, translating to MKRNLEDHAARFDEKASEYDDSKSDEYRACANLVIEHAAPEADDVVLDLGTGTGAIALALAPDADSVVGRDISEGMMDEARAKAEEEGLETVEFGHGTFREPAYDGPVDVITSNFAMHHLSDEEKREAIEVIAALEPRRFVLGDVMFFGEPNPGDPFYSPDVDDPATVGTLADAFTDAGFSLTAVERVHDQVGVLVAERGPLAGAEAETPDAQPSE from the coding sequence GCGAGTACGACGACTCGAAGTCCGACGAGTACCGCGCCTGTGCGAACCTGGTGATCGAACACGCCGCGCCCGAAGCGGACGACGTCGTGCTCGACCTGGGAACCGGGACGGGCGCCATCGCGCTCGCCCTCGCTCCCGACGCGGACAGCGTCGTCGGCCGCGACATCAGCGAGGGAATGATGGACGAGGCCAGAGCGAAAGCCGAGGAGGAAGGGCTCGAAACCGTCGAGTTCGGTCACGGAACCTTCCGCGAACCCGCGTACGACGGTCCCGTCGACGTGATCACCTCGAACTTCGCGATGCACCACCTCTCGGACGAGGAGAAACGCGAGGCGATCGAGGTTATCGCGGCCCTCGAGCCCCGAAGGTTCGTCCTCGGAGACGTGATGTTCTTCGGCGAGCCGAATCCCGGCGACCCGTTCTACTCGCCCGACGTCGACGACCCCGCGACGGTCGGCACGCTCGCGGACGCCTTCACGGACGCGGGCTTCTCGCTGACCGCGGTCGAACGCGTCCACGATCAGGTCGGCGTGCTCGTCGCCGAGCGCGGGCCGCTGGCCGGGGCTGAGGCCGAGACGCCCGACGCGCAGCCGAGCGAATGA
- a CDS encoding HalOD1 output domain-containing protein: protein MLLSVDRPDAASATSLSYKVITAVAEREGVEPTEIEPPEYNALYEVVNPEALDSLFAPRENGAHRTAGRIEFDYCGYHITVTSDGEVDVSDRDQHRD from the coding sequence ATGCTACTCTCAGTCGATCGTCCGGACGCAGCTAGCGCTACGTCGTTAAGTTACAAGGTAATCACCGCTGTCGCCGAACGAGAGGGCGTCGAACCGACCGAAATCGAGCCGCCGGAGTACAACGCGCTCTACGAGGTCGTCAATCCGGAGGCGCTCGATTCCCTGTTTGCCCCCCGTGAGAACGGCGCCCACCGGACGGCCGGCCGCATCGAATTCGACTACTGCGGCTACCACATCACGGTCACCAGCGACGGCGAGGTCGACGTCTCCGATCGCGACCAGCACCGCGACTAA
- a CDS encoding GTP cyclohydrolase III yields MTNTQVTLLQIDNYGPWTVTPEPRREADLQTLQSRLYADISQFVGNRDGYVFFTRFDNMIAVTNGLSFEDHALLQESVGNRYPVTLSLGVATGKTPVQALSDATTLVQDAGSAQDKNRRECLEGRVIDDDHRTDDDVQIAHFDVIDATGEYTDELNAFDTFIEIEQGYASLMRYMREAHDSLAFFVGGDNVIVVCPDLGEGEYEDAIYHVQESVDVDLQVGVGRGETAHEAGIAAKHALEDCRANGTRVELGW; encoded by the coding sequence GTGACTAACACGCAGGTTACGCTCCTTCAGATCGACAACTACGGGCCGTGGACGGTGACGCCCGAGCCGCGACGGGAGGCCGACCTCCAGACGCTCCAGTCCCGGCTGTACGCCGACATCTCCCAGTTCGTCGGCAACCGCGACGGCTACGTCTTCTTCACTCGATTCGACAACATGATCGCCGTTACGAACGGACTCTCGTTCGAGGACCACGCGCTCCTCCAGGAGTCCGTCGGCAACCGCTACCCCGTCACGCTCAGTCTCGGCGTCGCGACCGGAAAAACCCCCGTCCAGGCGCTCTCCGACGCGACCACGCTGGTTCAGGATGCGGGAAGCGCACAGGACAAGAACCGCCGCGAGTGCCTCGAGGGACGCGTCATCGACGACGATCATCGGACCGACGACGACGTCCAGATCGCCCACTTCGACGTCATCGACGCGACCGGCGAGTACACGGACGAACTCAACGCGTTCGATACGTTCATCGAGATCGAGCAGGGGTACGCCTCGCTCATGCGCTACATGCGCGAGGCCCACGACAGTCTCGCGTTCTTCGTCGGCGGCGACAACGTCATCGTCGTTTGTCCGGACCTCGGGGAGGGGGAGTACGAGGACGCGATCTACCACGTCCAGGAGTCCGTCGACGTCGACCTCCAGGTCGGCGTCGGCCGGGGCGAAACCGCTCACGAGGCGGGGATCGCCGCGAAACACGCGCTGGAAGACTGCCGCGCGAACGGGACCAGAGTCGAACTCGGCTGGTAA
- a CDS encoding CBS domain-containing protein — MESELSVRDVLTTEYVGVSESDPVLGAVRLMREERSGCVLVVRGSEPVGIMTEWDVLGLVDDERDPAETTVGEIMTSPVISIGADWSLADAATTMGRQNIRNLVVESDDGILGVLTQRDVIAAAGSFQGTTSPASESNESLLETTRPIDETARSNEDVDTQLLPNGGDEFSTQGVCEVCGSLVDSLWDANGQLVCSDCRSV; from the coding sequence ATGGAATCGGAACTGTCCGTCAGGGACGTCCTGACGACCGAATACGTCGGCGTCAGCGAGTCTGACCCCGTCCTCGGCGCCGTCCGGCTGATGCGCGAGGAGCGATCGGGCTGCGTTCTCGTCGTCCGCGGATCGGAGCCCGTCGGGATCATGACCGAGTGGGACGTACTCGGCCTCGTCGACGACGAGCGCGATCCCGCCGAAACGACCGTCGGAGAGATCATGACGAGCCCCGTCATCTCGATCGGTGCCGACTGGTCGCTCGCCGACGCCGCCACGACGATGGGGCGACAGAACATCCGTAACCTGGTCGTCGAGAGCGACGACGGGATCCTCGGTGTGCTCACCCAGCGCGACGTCATCGCCGCCGCCGGTTCCTTCCAGGGCACGACGTCCCCGGCGAGCGAGTCGAACGAATCCCTGCTCGAGACCACCCGTCCGATCGACGAGACGGCTCGCTCCAACGAGGACGTCGACACTCAGCTGCTTCCGAACGGTGGCGACGAGTTCTCGACGCAGGGCGTCTGCGAGGTGTGCGGCTCGCTCGTGGACTCGCTGTGGGACGCCAACGGGCAACTGGTCTGTTCGGACTGCCGATCGGTGTGA
- a CDS encoding FUN14 domain-containing protein: MIDVDPTALGLEFGAGAVIGGLIGFAAKKVAKVLAVIVGVQLMLFRYLESQEILVVDWNRLSAGLVGAQERTQGTEIHWLQSFLSTLSLGAGFTSGFLIGFYRG; encoded by the coding sequence ATGATCGACGTCGACCCGACGGCGCTCGGCCTCGAGTTCGGTGCTGGTGCGGTGATCGGCGGGCTCATCGGTTTCGCGGCGAAGAAGGTCGCGAAGGTGCTCGCAGTCATCGTCGGCGTACAGCTGATGCTCTTTCGGTATCTCGAATCCCAGGAGATTCTCGTCGTCGATTGGAACCGCCTCTCGGCCGGTCTCGTCGGCGCACAGGAGCGCACGCAGGGAACGGAGATCCACTGGCTCCAATCGTTCCTCTCGACGCTCTCGCTCGGCGCCGGCTTCACCAGCGGGTTTCTGATCGGATTCTACCGAGGGTAG
- a CDS encoding DUF7547 family protein, with protein MADPDDDLADAIRELTRTIDELRTELEDSRGRPRRRPPAPRPPTPRELLRLADEVAIPALLAALESSVRTLEAVQRGLEIVRTEREVRDRVDETTDRTSTRASDLRRTTLSQLDTVLAELQRAASEGSLPADDDARELLTEARELRDEVDSRLQRAVRDRSPGREKPIQIDIEQPDGDEDPADGESDDRDPSVDVDAELETLKDRYASDDRADTDEGEGNDGDDGAEAGDANRSDADDENDDDSTS; from the coding sequence ATGGCCGATCCCGACGACGACCTTGCCGACGCCATCCGGGAGCTCACGCGAACGATCGACGAGCTTCGAACCGAACTCGAGGACTCGCGCGGCCGGCCCCGCCGTCGGCCACCCGCGCCTCGTCCGCCGACCCCCCGCGAACTCCTTCGTCTGGCCGACGAGGTCGCGATTCCGGCGCTGCTCGCCGCCCTCGAGTCGAGCGTGCGGACGCTCGAGGCCGTCCAGCGCGGGCTCGAGATCGTGCGGACGGAACGGGAGGTTCGCGACCGCGTCGACGAGACGACCGACCGGACGAGTACGCGCGCGAGCGACCTGCGCCGGACGACCCTTTCGCAACTGGATACCGTGCTGGCCGAACTCCAGCGGGCAGCCTCGGAGGGGTCGTTGCCCGCGGACGACGACGCCCGCGAGTTACTGACGGAGGCGCGCGAACTCCGCGACGAGGTCGACAGCCGATTACAGCGCGCCGTGCGCGACCGAAGCCCGGGGCGGGAGAAACCGATTCAGATCGACATCGAACAGCCGGACGGCGACGAGGATCCGGCCGACGGCGAGTCGGACGATCGCGACCCGAGCGTCGACGTGGATGCGGAACTCGAGACGCTCAAAGACCGCTACGCGTCGGACGATCGGGCGGATACCGACGAGGGAGAAGGGAACGACGGTGACGACGGCGCCGAGGCGGGAGACGCGAACCGCAGCGACGCGGACGACGAAAACGACGACGACTCGACCAGTTAG
- the psmA gene encoding archaeal proteasome endopeptidase complex subunit alpha, translating to MQGQQQQQAYDRGITIFSPDGRLYQVEYAREAVKRGTASIGVRTSNGVVLAVDKRVPSPLLEDSSVEKIHKADNHIGIASAGHVADARQLIDFARRQAQVNQLRYGEPIGVETLTKEVTDHIQQYTQVGGARPFGVALIVGGVENGEPRLFETDPSGTPYEWKALAVGSDRGELQEYLEENYDGDADLDGGISLALDALASVNDGSLLPNEVGLATIDAESESFEQFDYDRIESHLEENDLLDEGEDEIDE from the coding sequence ATGCAGGGACAACAACAACAGCAGGCGTACGACCGAGGCATCACGATCTTCTCGCCCGACGGCCGACTCTACCAGGTCGAGTACGCTCGCGAGGCGGTCAAGCGAGGAACGGCGAGCATCGGCGTTCGAACGAGCAACGGTGTCGTTCTCGCCGTCGACAAGCGAGTCCCGTCGCCGCTGCTCGAGGACTCGAGCGTCGAGAAGATCCACAAGGCCGACAACCACATCGGCATCGCGAGCGCCGGCCACGTCGCCGACGCCCGCCAGCTGATCGACTTCGCCCGCCGTCAGGCGCAGGTCAACCAGCTGCGCTACGGCGAGCCGATCGGCGTCGAGACGCTGACGAAGGAGGTCACCGACCACATCCAGCAGTACACGCAAGTCGGCGGCGCCCGCCCGTTCGGCGTCGCGCTGATCGTCGGCGGCGTCGAGAACGGCGAACCGCGCCTGTTCGAGACCGATCCCTCCGGCACGCCCTACGAGTGGAAGGCCCTCGCCGTCGGCTCCGACCGCGGCGAACTCCAGGAGTACCTAGAGGAGAACTACGACGGGGATGCCGACCTCGACGGCGGCATCTCGCTCGCACTCGACGCGCTCGCGTCGGTCAACGACGGCTCCTTGCTGCCGAACGAGGTCGGACTCGCGACCATCGACGCCGAGAGCGAGAGCTTCGAACAGTTCGACTACGATCGCATCGAGAGCCACCTCGAAGAGAACGACCTGCTCGACGAGGGCGAAGACGAGATCGACGAGTAA
- a CDS encoding thiolase family protein produces the protein MERVAIIGASMTQFGKREGWIQALLAEAGLECLEDSGVDAADVEHLYVSNMASGEFEGQTGVMNGLAHDLGAIPAYTQRVDQTSSSGGAGIYAAWQSVASGASEMTMLVGGEKMTHRTTGESTDVIASLTHPVEYKTGVTLPSFAGLTARHYLERFDAPRESLAKVAVKNHRNGVDNPHAQFRKEVDLETVLESPIVADPLRLYDFCPITDGSAALMLCPEAVAQEYTDDYAVIAGIDGATDTHVVHEREDPTVMGGVVESGEGAYEMSGRGPEDIDVAELHDMFTILEFLQMEGLGFAEQGEAWKLVEDGYTERDTGELPINTSGGLKSKGHPLGASGVAQGVEIYEQLVGEAGPRQVEADVGLCCNVGGFGNCVITTIMEAAR, from the coding sequence ATGGAACGTGTTGCAATCATCGGCGCCTCGATGACCCAGTTCGGGAAGCGGGAGGGCTGGATCCAGGCCCTCCTCGCGGAGGCCGGACTCGAGTGTCTCGAGGATTCGGGTGTCGACGCGGCGGACGTCGAGCACCTGTACGTTTCGAACATGGCCAGCGGCGAGTTCGAAGGGCAGACGGGCGTGATGAACGGACTGGCGCACGATCTCGGTGCGATTCCGGCGTACACCCAGCGGGTCGACCAGACGAGTTCCAGCGGCGGCGCGGGGATCTACGCCGCCTGGCAGTCGGTCGCGAGCGGGGCCAGCGAGATGACGATGCTCGTCGGCGGCGAGAAGATGACCCACCGGACGACCGGCGAGTCGACCGACGTCATCGCGTCGCTGACGCACCCGGTCGAGTACAAGACCGGCGTCACCCTGCCGTCGTTCGCCGGGCTCACCGCGCGCCACTACCTCGAGCGGTTCGACGCGCCCCGCGAGAGCTTAGCGAAGGTCGCCGTCAAGAACCACAGAAACGGCGTCGACAACCCGCACGCCCAGTTCCGGAAGGAGGTCGACCTCGAGACGGTGCTCGAGTCGCCGATCGTCGCGGACCCGCTGCGGCTGTACGACTTCTGCCCGATCACCGACGGGAGCGCGGCGCTGATGCTCTGTCCCGAAGCCGTAGCCCAGGAGTACACCGACGACTACGCCGTCATCGCGGGTATCGACGGCGCCACCGACACCCACGTCGTCCACGAGCGCGAGGACCCGACCGTCATGGGCGGCGTCGTCGAGAGCGGCGAGGGCGCCTACGAGATGAGCGGCCGCGGCCCCGAGGACATCGACGTGGCGGAGCTCCACGACATGTTCACGATCCTCGAGTTCCTCCAGATGGAGGGGCTCGGCTTCGCCGAGCAGGGCGAGGCCTGGAAACTCGTCGAGGACGGGTACACCGAGCGAGACACCGGCGAACTCCCGATCAATACCTCCGGGGGCCTCAAGTCGAAGGGTCACCCGCTCGGCGCGAGCGGCGTCGCGCAGGGCGTCGAGATCTACGAACAGCTCGTCGGCGAGGCCGGCCCGCGCCAGGTCGAGGCCGACGTCGGCCTCTGTTGTAACGTCGGCGGCTTCGGGAACTGCGTTATCACCACCATCATGGAGGCAGCACGATGA